In one window of Xiphophorus hellerii strain 12219 chromosome 23, Xiphophorus_hellerii-4.1, whole genome shotgun sequence DNA:
- the cysltr1 gene encoding cysteinyl leukotriene receptor 1, translated as MAYSNETDGVGNRTGECHPIDDFRNQVYSTSYSLITVLGFVGNGFALIVLIKTYRQITPFHVYMMNLAMSDLLCVMTLPLRVLYYVRKGQWEQGDFLCRISSYFLYVNLYCSIYFMTAMSVTRFLAIVYPVKNLGMATVNRARFVCLGIWVFSSFASSPFLMTGQSFDPKSNKTKCFEPPEYNSERLPKLQALNYFALVLGFILPFLVILICYAGIVRTLLSRNPAARRQKSSASKAIRMIVIVLLTFLVSFMPYHIQRTIHLSLLSTAMTCEDKSFMHKSVVVTLCLAACNSCFDPMLYFFSGESFRSRLSSLRNTMKNSAMRRPSKMKQIVSSESGENQNQVEGFTPACLADLRTSRGSLVKAGNESNI; from the coding sequence ATGGCGTACTCGAACGAGACAGACGGCGTGGGCAACAGAACCGGAGAATGCCACCCCATCGACGACTTCCGTAACCAGGTCTACTCCACGTCGTACTCCCTCATCACGGTGCTGGGGTTTGTGGGGAACGGCTTCGCCCTGATCGTGCTGATCAAAACGTACCGCCAGATCACGCCCTTTCACGTCTACATGATGAACTTGGCCATGTCCGACCTGCTGTGCGTGATGACTCTGCCTCTGCGGGTTCTCTACTATGTCCGAAAAGGTCAGTGGGAGCAAGGGGATTTCCTCTGCCGCATCAGCTCCTACTTCCTCTACGTGAACCTCTACTGCAGCATTTACTTCATGACCGCCATGTCCGTCACGCGGTTCCTGGCTATAGTTTATCCCGTGAAGAACTTGGGGATGGCCACGGTCAACCGCGCTCGCTTTGTGTGTCTGGGGATATGGGTCTTCAGCAGTTTTGCATCTTCGCCCTTTCTCATGACTGGTCAATCCTTCGACCCAAagtcaaacaaaaccaaatgcTTCGAGCCACCGGAATACAATAGTGAACGTCTACCCAAGCTGCAGGCGCTGAACTACTTTGCTCTAGTGCTGGGGTTCATCCTGCCCTTCCTGGTTATACTAATCTGCTACGCCGGAATAGTCCGCACTCTGCTTTCTCGCAACCCGGCTGCCCGTCGACAGAAGAGCTCGGCTTCGAAAGCCATCAGGATGATCGTCATCGTCCTGCTGACCTTCCTGGTCAGCTTCATGCCGTACCACATACAGCGCACCATCCACCTGAGTCTGCTTTCCACGGCGATGACCTGCGAAGACAAGAGCTTCATGCATAAGTCCGTGGTGGTGACCCTGTGCCTGGCCGCCTGCAACTCGTGCTTTGACCCCATGCTGTACTTCTTCTCCGGAGAGAGCTTCCGCAGTCGCCTGTCCTCCTTGCGCAACACGATGAAAAACAGCGCCATGCGTCGCCCGTCCAAGATGAAGCAGATCGTGAGCTCAGAGTCCggggagaaccagaaccaggtcgAAGGCTTCACTCCGGCATGCCTGGCAGATCTTCGAACAAGCAGAGGGTCTTTGGTTAAAGCAGGGAATGAAAGCAACATATAA